In a single window of the Caloenas nicobarica isolate bCalNic1 chromosome 8, bCalNic1.hap1, whole genome shotgun sequence genome:
- the MTERF4 gene encoding transcription termination factor 4, mitochondrial has protein sequence MAGRLLRGCGRAAGWVLVPRSLPAAPGPCPRRGCGEAAALRAMGFSEGQTRRLLALQARLGPQRREAAAAAAAQLLLLGLSAEAALALLERSPALLRMPTERLQERAAELRRLGLDGGQLQRALGRCPQLFTAPRRRLAAAGRLLRERCLFTAEQLREVLRTCPSVLLEEPRRLHHHFQYAYFRMGVSQKEMVKARLFQMPFPELRKRHIFLERRGLYQTPYKGQSQTSNPKLKDILQFPEKDFLASLACASAEEYDVFKRLLAREEEEEEEEEDGNARYAEDDDDVDSEGSDTAWE, from the exons ATGGCGGGGCGGCTGCTGCGCGGCTGCGGGCGAGCGGCGGGCTGGGTCCTAGTGCCCCGCAGCCTtcccgccgcgccggggccgtgtccccgcCGCGGgtgcggggaggcggcggcgctgcgggcCATGGGCTTCAGCGAGGGGCAGACCCGGCGGCTGCTGGCGCTGCAGGCCCGGCTCGGCCCGCAGcgccgggaggcggcggcggcggcggcggcgcagctgctgctgctggggctcagcGCCGAGGCCGCCCTGGCGCTGCTGGAGCGGAGCCCGGCGCTGCTGCGGATGCCGACGGAGCGGCTGCAGGAGCGCGCCGCCGAGCTGCGGCGCCTGGGGCTGGACGGAG GGCAGCTGCAGCGGGCGCTGGGCCGCTGCCCGCAGCTCTTCACCGCGCCCCGGCGGaggctggcggcggcggggcggctgctgcgggAGCGCTGCCTCTTCACGGCGGAGCAGCTGCGGGAGGTGCTGCGGACCTGCCCGTccgtgctgctggaggagccgCGCCGCCTCCACCACCACTTCCAG TACGCGTACTTCAGGATGGGCGTCTCGCAGAAGGAGATGGTGAAGGCCCGCCTGTTCCAAATGCCCTTCCCCGAGCTCAGGAAGCGGCACATCTTCCTGGAGCGCCGGGGGCTCTACCAGACCCCGTACAAAGGCCAGAGCCAAACCAGTAACCCAAAACTGAAGGACATCCTTCAGTTCCCAGAGAAAGACTTCCTGGCCAGCCTGGCCTGCGCCAGCGCAGAGGAGTATGATGTCTTCAAGAGGCTGCTGGCtcgagaggaggaggaggaggaggagg
- the PASK gene encoding PAS domain-containing serine/threonine-protein kinase isoform X1, translating to MAAEACDPSEGGLVPAHLNHSDKLNRSYPWASKGRRSQLSELCRLRASLSGEKWSSYCLSSLAARNICTSRSGNLWARWDSASSSTSIGSSASSSFLHALAVDESSQHLPAAARNPNKAIFTVDVNTTEILVANDKACKLLGCSSQELIGQKLSHLISKSSQEVWEAVGEEYLETDECSAVTSGSVVDVIGRLKEKIPVSVWLRRIRSKDNQCCVIVLEPVERLSASVAFRADGEIISCDLLFAHLHGYPTLEEVVGLHVKDLIPSVQIPPLGKKIPKNLRIQRAVGRSREGNMFPLSLKLQVSLLEEEQAAVQKDGVLQTEEEGSFTGCHYSATVVVFSTISGLVIVRSDGTICGIKDSFALMLFGYEKKELLGKNITFLIPGFYNNMERSSDCSLPLPPLDDSMGTESECIFEGVPACCTTGSGCWNEGSSLTASLASLLSRDEEQQLEQRHKDDKLIHDETKQKNETSFFSTPLPPEAASTPSNRLEDNLDTASCGPIKSPSDVTCNSPGTPTVDEPWSGTTLDCRQDFQSHVVTGQLSKTNLCDTEHSSLEHLVVENCLLNDTSSSFAKGRNNIHDVCSGYKMGCSASAPGIATTSVYVNEPDTGLNCICSGLEVLGLNIGVKGNSDNCSGSTAALVGAPSSNAVDSAADNMLTQKTGAFSTGQEKQLLNGVAVEDGSGWLGSPKHLENSEESSKALLEKMKSLAEAVGDNVNRNPLEGRGSPEEDCQLHGQQYMELKITSTPVKQEGRPSPAASFTLEILEGSYAGNCCHRDGSQLSVLFEVKRVELQDPAILFCVCVVKDLLQGQREAVAKTQVLDSSLASSAQSIADLSTQSLGEAIRSASLFENSRRAEELEGLRACEGEYAKNYSTLSLIGKGSFGFVWTARGKKDHQEVVVKFIWKDRVLEDCWVDDPDLGRVTQEIAILLKLQHPSIIKVLNVFENERFFQLVMEKHGSGLDLFTFIDNQPNLDEPLASYIFRQLVSAVGYLHRRNILHRDIKDENIVIAEDFTIKLVDFGSAAYLEPGKLFYTFCGTIEYCSPEVLSGKPYHGPELEMWSLGVTLYTLVFGENPFCELEEAVAAVLNPPRPGSKGLMDLIAGLLHPVPEQRMTLAVLVEDRWLKQPVNLADYTWEEVYISAEPESSRLRSSSGERAHADRA from the exons ATGGCAGCTGAGGCCTGTGACCCCTCCGAAGGGGGCTTAGTCCCTGCTCACTTGAATCACTCTGATAAGCTCAATAGATCCTACCCCTGGGCCAGCAAGGGCAGGAGAAGTCAGCTCTCTGAACTCTGCCGGCTTAGAGCATCTCTGTCTG GGGAGAAATGGAGCTCTTACTGTTTGTCTTCACTAGCAGCTCGTAACATTTGTACCAGCAGAAGTGGTAACTTGTGGGCTCGGTGGgattctgcctcttcctccacTTCCATTGGAagttctgcttcttcctcctttttgcATGCCCTCGCTGTGGACGAATCCAGCCAGcacctcccagctgctgcacgCAATCCAAACAAAGCCATCTTCACCGTGGATGTCAACACAACAGAG ATCCTAGTGGCTAATGACAAAGCCTGCAAGCTGCTTGGGTGCAGTAGTCAGGAACTCATTGGTCAAAAGCTATCCCACTTGATTTCCAAATCCAGCCAGGAGGTATGGGAAGCTGTGGGAGAGGAGTACTTAGAAACTGATGAATGTTCAGCAGTGACTTCGGGAAGTGTG GTGGATGTTATAGGCCGTCTCAAAGAGAAGATTCCTGTCTCAGTCTGGCTGAGGCGAATAAGAAGCAAGGACAACCAGTGTTGTGTGATTGTGCTGGAACCAGTGGAGAGACTTTCAGCTTCTGTTGCCTTCAGGGCTGAC gGAGAGATTATATCATGTGACCTCCTTTTCGCCCATCTCCATGGCTACCCAACATTGGAAGAAGTAGTTGGGCTCCACGTAAAGGACCTGATTCCTTCTGTGCAGATCCCTCCTCTAGGCAAAAAGATCCCTAAG aACCTCAGGATCCAGCGAGCTGTAGGCCGATCCAGAGAGGGTAACATGTTTCCTCTCAGTTTAAAGCTGCAAGTAAGCCTTCTGGAAGAGGAGCAAGCAGCTGTGCAGAAAGACGGTGTTCTGCAGACAGAAGAAGAAGGTTCTTTCACAGGCTGTCATTACTCTGCTACAGTTGTGGTTTTCTCCACCATCAGTGGTCTTGTTATTGTCCGGTCAGATGGAACCATCTGTGGCATCAAAGATAGTTTTGCTTTGATGCTCTTTGGCTATGAGAAGAAAGAACTCTTAGGAAAG AACATTACGTTCCTGATCCCTGGTTTCTATAACAACATGGAGAGAAGCAGTGACTGTTCTTTGCCATTACCTCCTCTTGACGACTCCATGGGGACAGAGAGTGAGTGCATCTTTGAAGGTGTTCCTGCCTGCTGTACAACTGGCTCTGGCTGCTGGAACGAAG GCAGCAGCTTGACTGCATCTTTAGCAAGCCTTCTGTCAAGAGATGAAGAGCAGCAATTGGAACAAAGACACAAAGATGACAAATTAATACATGATGAGACTAAGCAAAAGAATGAGACCAGTTTTTTTTCTACTCCCTTACCTCCTGAAGCAGCATCCACACCCTCTAATAG GCTAGAAGACAATCTAGATACCGCATCCTGTGGCCCAATTAAGTCGCCTTCTGATGTTACATGTAACTCACCTGGAACACCAACAGTAGATGAGCCGTGGTCTGGGACAACACTGGACTGCAGGCAAGACTTTCAAAGCCACGTGGTTACAGGGCAGTTGTCAAAAACAAACTTGTGTGATACAGAACACTCCAGCCTTGAGCACTTAGTCGTTGAAAACTGCCTGCTAAATGATACTTCATCCTCCTTtgcaaagggaagaaataatATCCATGATGTTTGCTCAGGATATAAAATGGGTTGCAGTGCTTCTGCACCAGGAATTGCCACAACTTCTGTATATGTTAATGAACCAGACACTGGGCTGAACTGTATTTGCTCTGGTCTTGAGGTGCTGGGTCTGAATATTGGTGTCAAGGGAAACTCAGACAATTGTTCAGGTAGTACTGCAGCTCTTGTAGGAGCACCCTCCTCTAACGCAGTGGACTCCGCTGCAGACAACATGCTGACTCAGAAAACCGGTGCCTTTTCAACTGggcaagaaaagcagctgttgaATGGTGTTGCCGTAGAAGATGGTTCTGGGTGGCTGGGTTCCCCAAAGCATTTAGAAAACTCTGAAGAATCCTCCAAAGCACTTCTTGAGAAGATGAAAAGTCTTGCAGAGGCTGTGGGGGACAATGTCAACAGAAACCCACTTGAAGGCAGAGGTAGTCCTGAAGAAGACTGTCAGTTACATGGGCAGCAATATATGGAGCTAAAAATAACATCGACCCCAGTGAAACAAGAAGGAAGGCCCAGTCCAGCAGCTTCTTTTACCCTGGAGATTCTGGAAGGCAGCTATGCTGGGAATTGCTGTCACAGAGATGGCTCACAATTAA GCGTACTCTTTGAAGTGAAACGTGTAGAACTGCAGGACCCCGCCATacttttctgtgtctgtgtggtgAAGGACCTTCTACAGGGCCAGAGGGAAGCTGTAGCAAAAACTCAGGTTTTGGACTCCAGTCTAGCAAGCTCTGCCCAGTCTATTGCAGATCTTTCTACACAAAGTCTTGGAGAA GCCATCAGATCAGCTTCACTTTTTGAGAATTCCCGAAGAGCTGAAGAGCTTGAAGGATTAAGGGCATGTGAGGGAGAATACGCAAAAAACTACAGCACTCTCAGTCTTATTGGCAAAGGATCTTTTGGCTTTGTCTGGACTGCCAGGGGCAAGAAAGATCACCAGGAG GTTGTTGTAAAGTTCATCTGGAAGGACAGGGTGCTTGAGGACTGCTGGGTAGATGATCCTGATCTGGGGAGAGTTACTCAAGAAATCGCAATCCTGTTGAAGCTGCAGCACCCCAGTATTATTAAG GTGCtgaatgtatttgaaaatgaacGCTTCTTCCAGCTGGTGATGGAGAAGCATGGATCTGGTCTGGATCTCTTTACATTCATTGATAATCAGCCCAACCTGGACGAGCCATTAGCAAGCTATATATTCAGACAG cTTGTATCAGCTGTTGGGTATCTCCACCGTAGAAACATCCTTCACAGAGATATCAAGGATGAAAACATTGTCATTGCTGAAGATTTCACAATTAAATTAGTGGACTTTGGTTCAGCTGCCTACCTGGAACCTGGCAAATTGTTTTATACCTTTTGTGGAACAATCGAATACTGCTCACCAGAAGTGCTGTCTGGCAAACC GTACCATGGCCCTGAGTTGGAGATGTGGTCACTGGGTGTCACCCTTTATACCCTGGTATTTGGAGAGAATCCCTTCTGTGAGCTGGAGGAGGCCGTGGCTGCTGTCCTGAATCCTCCTCGGCCTGGCTCAAAAG GCCTCATGGATCTAATCGCTGGGCTTCTGCATCCTGTTCCGGAGCAGCGCATGACTCTGGCCGTGTTAGTTGAAGATCGCTGGCTGAAGCAGCCTGTGAACCTGGCTGACTACACCTGGGAAGAGGTGTACATCTCTGCTGAGCCAG AAAGCAGCAGATTGAGGAGCAGTTCTGGTGAGCGCGCCCACGCAGACAGAGCGTGA
- the PASK gene encoding PAS domain-containing serine/threonine-protein kinase isoform X2: protein MAAEACDPSEGGLVPAHLNHSDKLNRSYPWASKGRRSQLSELCRLRASLSGEKWSSYCLSSLAARNICTSRSGNLWARWDSASSSTSIGSSASSSFLHALAVDESSQHLPAAARNPNKAIFTVDVNTTEILVANDKACKLLGCSSQELIGQKLSHLISKSSQEVWEAVGEEYLETDECSAVTSGSVVDVIGRLKEKIPVSVWLRRIRSKDNQCCVIVLEPVERLSASVAFRADGEIISCDLLFAHLHGYPTLEEVVGLHVKDLIPSVQIPPLGKKIPKNLRIQRAVGRSREGNMFPLSLKLQVSLLEEEQAAVQKDGVLQTEEEGSFTGCHYSATVVVFSTISGLVIVRSDGTICGIKDSFALMLFGYEKKELLGKNITFLIPGFYNNMERSSDCSLPLPPLDDSMGTESECIFEGVPACCTTGSGCWNEGSSLTASLASLLSRDEEQQLEQRHKDDKLIHDETKQKNETSFFSTPLPPEAASTPSNRLEDNLDTASCGPIKSPSDVTCNSPGTPTVDEPWSGTTLDCRQDFQSHVVTGQLSKTNLCDTEHSSLEHLVVENCLLNDTSSSFAKGRNNIHDVCSGYKMGCSASAPGIATTSVYVNEPDTGLNCICSGLEVLGLNIGVKGNSDNCSGSTAALVGAPSSNAVDSAADNMLTQKTGAFSTGQEKQLLNGVAVEDGSGWLGSPKHLENSEESSKALLEKMKSLAEAVGDNVNRNPLEGRGSPEEDCQLHGQQYMELKITSTPVKQEGRPSPAASFTLEILEGSYAGNCCHRDGSQLSVLFEVKRVELQDPAILFCVCVVKDLLQGQREAVAKTQVLDSSLASSAQSIADLSTQSLGEAIRSASLFENSRRAEELEGLRACEGEYAKNYSTLSLIGKGSFGFVWTARGKKDHQEVVVKFIWKDRVLEDCWVDDPDLGRVTQEIAILLKLQHPSIIKVLNVFENERFFQLVMEKHGSGLDLFTFIDNQPNLDEPLASYIFRQYRRHMVTSFWRNQRTLQVKLG, encoded by the exons ATGGCAGCTGAGGCCTGTGACCCCTCCGAAGGGGGCTTAGTCCCTGCTCACTTGAATCACTCTGATAAGCTCAATAGATCCTACCCCTGGGCCAGCAAGGGCAGGAGAAGTCAGCTCTCTGAACTCTGCCGGCTTAGAGCATCTCTGTCTG GGGAGAAATGGAGCTCTTACTGTTTGTCTTCACTAGCAGCTCGTAACATTTGTACCAGCAGAAGTGGTAACTTGTGGGCTCGGTGGgattctgcctcttcctccacTTCCATTGGAagttctgcttcttcctcctttttgcATGCCCTCGCTGTGGACGAATCCAGCCAGcacctcccagctgctgcacgCAATCCAAACAAAGCCATCTTCACCGTGGATGTCAACACAACAGAG ATCCTAGTGGCTAATGACAAAGCCTGCAAGCTGCTTGGGTGCAGTAGTCAGGAACTCATTGGTCAAAAGCTATCCCACTTGATTTCCAAATCCAGCCAGGAGGTATGGGAAGCTGTGGGAGAGGAGTACTTAGAAACTGATGAATGTTCAGCAGTGACTTCGGGAAGTGTG GTGGATGTTATAGGCCGTCTCAAAGAGAAGATTCCTGTCTCAGTCTGGCTGAGGCGAATAAGAAGCAAGGACAACCAGTGTTGTGTGATTGTGCTGGAACCAGTGGAGAGACTTTCAGCTTCTGTTGCCTTCAGGGCTGAC gGAGAGATTATATCATGTGACCTCCTTTTCGCCCATCTCCATGGCTACCCAACATTGGAAGAAGTAGTTGGGCTCCACGTAAAGGACCTGATTCCTTCTGTGCAGATCCCTCCTCTAGGCAAAAAGATCCCTAAG aACCTCAGGATCCAGCGAGCTGTAGGCCGATCCAGAGAGGGTAACATGTTTCCTCTCAGTTTAAAGCTGCAAGTAAGCCTTCTGGAAGAGGAGCAAGCAGCTGTGCAGAAAGACGGTGTTCTGCAGACAGAAGAAGAAGGTTCTTTCACAGGCTGTCATTACTCTGCTACAGTTGTGGTTTTCTCCACCATCAGTGGTCTTGTTATTGTCCGGTCAGATGGAACCATCTGTGGCATCAAAGATAGTTTTGCTTTGATGCTCTTTGGCTATGAGAAGAAAGAACTCTTAGGAAAG AACATTACGTTCCTGATCCCTGGTTTCTATAACAACATGGAGAGAAGCAGTGACTGTTCTTTGCCATTACCTCCTCTTGACGACTCCATGGGGACAGAGAGTGAGTGCATCTTTGAAGGTGTTCCTGCCTGCTGTACAACTGGCTCTGGCTGCTGGAACGAAG GCAGCAGCTTGACTGCATCTTTAGCAAGCCTTCTGTCAAGAGATGAAGAGCAGCAATTGGAACAAAGACACAAAGATGACAAATTAATACATGATGAGACTAAGCAAAAGAATGAGACCAGTTTTTTTTCTACTCCCTTACCTCCTGAAGCAGCATCCACACCCTCTAATAG GCTAGAAGACAATCTAGATACCGCATCCTGTGGCCCAATTAAGTCGCCTTCTGATGTTACATGTAACTCACCTGGAACACCAACAGTAGATGAGCCGTGGTCTGGGACAACACTGGACTGCAGGCAAGACTTTCAAAGCCACGTGGTTACAGGGCAGTTGTCAAAAACAAACTTGTGTGATACAGAACACTCCAGCCTTGAGCACTTAGTCGTTGAAAACTGCCTGCTAAATGATACTTCATCCTCCTTtgcaaagggaagaaataatATCCATGATGTTTGCTCAGGATATAAAATGGGTTGCAGTGCTTCTGCACCAGGAATTGCCACAACTTCTGTATATGTTAATGAACCAGACACTGGGCTGAACTGTATTTGCTCTGGTCTTGAGGTGCTGGGTCTGAATATTGGTGTCAAGGGAAACTCAGACAATTGTTCAGGTAGTACTGCAGCTCTTGTAGGAGCACCCTCCTCTAACGCAGTGGACTCCGCTGCAGACAACATGCTGACTCAGAAAACCGGTGCCTTTTCAACTGggcaagaaaagcagctgttgaATGGTGTTGCCGTAGAAGATGGTTCTGGGTGGCTGGGTTCCCCAAAGCATTTAGAAAACTCTGAAGAATCCTCCAAAGCACTTCTTGAGAAGATGAAAAGTCTTGCAGAGGCTGTGGGGGACAATGTCAACAGAAACCCACTTGAAGGCAGAGGTAGTCCTGAAGAAGACTGTCAGTTACATGGGCAGCAATATATGGAGCTAAAAATAACATCGACCCCAGTGAAACAAGAAGGAAGGCCCAGTCCAGCAGCTTCTTTTACCCTGGAGATTCTGGAAGGCAGCTATGCTGGGAATTGCTGTCACAGAGATGGCTCACAATTAA GCGTACTCTTTGAAGTGAAACGTGTAGAACTGCAGGACCCCGCCATacttttctgtgtctgtgtggtgAAGGACCTTCTACAGGGCCAGAGGGAAGCTGTAGCAAAAACTCAGGTTTTGGACTCCAGTCTAGCAAGCTCTGCCCAGTCTATTGCAGATCTTTCTACACAAAGTCTTGGAGAA GCCATCAGATCAGCTTCACTTTTTGAGAATTCCCGAAGAGCTGAAGAGCTTGAAGGATTAAGGGCATGTGAGGGAGAATACGCAAAAAACTACAGCACTCTCAGTCTTATTGGCAAAGGATCTTTTGGCTTTGTCTGGACTGCCAGGGGCAAGAAAGATCACCAGGAG GTTGTTGTAAAGTTCATCTGGAAGGACAGGGTGCTTGAGGACTGCTGGGTAGATGATCCTGATCTGGGGAGAGTTACTCAAGAAATCGCAATCCTGTTGAAGCTGCAGCACCCCAGTATTATTAAG GTGCtgaatgtatttgaaaatgaacGCTTCTTCCAGCTGGTGATGGAGAAGCATGGATCTGGTCTGGATCTCTTTACATTCATTGATAATCAGCCCAACCTGGACGAGCCATTAGCAAGCTATATATTCAGACAG TATCGGAGGCACATGGTAACGTCCTTCTGGAGAAATCAAAGAACCCTCCAAGTGAAGCTGGGATAA